The Deferribacterota bacterium sequence TTATTATCAATCTCAATAGCTGTAACATTTAAGCCCCTCTCTAAAAGAAATTGGGTTAATAAACCACAACCTGCCCCTACTTCAATAATATTAGATAATTTTGGATCATTAATATAATGCATACATTCTTCTACTATTAAATTTAACATCTCTTTATTTATCAAAAAATGCTGACCTAACGATTTTTTCGTATATCCAAATTCAAATTTATATGATTTTAATAGATTTATCATAATTTAAAACTTAATGGGTATAGATATGGTTAGTATAAATACAAACAAAACTAACATTATTGAATGCATATACTTTAATTTTGCTAGCACACTTACTGCATAAACTGATAGGGTCAAATACCATCCAATAACAATACTATAATAATATAATAAATTATTTTGATTCATAAAAATAGTAAGAATATTAAAAATATTTAAAAATTCAATTGCTAAAAATATACGTAAGAAACCTAAAAATGATATATTTTTAAATATCAAAAAAATAAATAATATAAAAAAATAAACAAATAATAAAATAAGGTTATTGATAATCATATTTAAATTCAAAAAATAAATTTTATCATAAGAAATTTCTTTAAAAGGAATTAATAAAGTTAAAAGATATAAAAAAAATAATCTTTCATTAATAGTATTATTATAATAAAGCCATTTTATAGAATTTTCATCGAAAAACAAAAATTTAAAGATATGTTTAAAGAGCTTGGTCATACCCAAATATTAACATGGGCAAAAAACTTCATTTAATCAAGGGTTTCTCAGATCAACAACCCTCTTAGCCTTCCCCTCAAATCTTTTTATACTTTTAGGCGATACCAACTTAATTACTGGTTTAACCCCTATTACTTTTATAATAGCATCTGTTAGATTATCTATTAGTTCTTTCTGCTTTTTCATTTCATCATAAAATATGTTCTCATTTACTTCAATATGCAATTCAAAAACATCTAGATAACCCTTCTTTTTTAAATATATCATATAGTTATCATTTATGAGCCTTAAATCATATATAACTTCCTCAATTTGACTAGGATATACATTAACACCATTTACAATAAACATATCATCCGTTCGCCCCACCGGCTTATCCATTTTAATAAATGTTCTGCCACAAGGACAATGATCATAATATAGTTTAGTTATATCCCTCGTTCTATATCTTATAAGTGGCATCCCTTCCTTCGTTAGAGTAGTTATTACAAGCTCGCCTGTCGCCCCTTCTGGTAATACCTCTCCTGTATCTGGATCAATAATTTCTGCATAAAAGTGATCCTCATTAATATGTAAACCTTGCCTAAATATACATTCACCAGCCACACCTGGCCCCATAACCTCAGATAGACCATAATTATCAGTTGCTATAATGTTTAGTCGTTCCTCAAGCCTATTCCTTGAATTTTCAGTAAATGATTCGCCTCCCAATAGAGCATATTTAAGAGCTAATTCACCTTTTTTTATTCCCATTTCATCAATAACCTCAGTTAAATGCAAAGCATAACTTGGAGTACAAACCAAAGCGGTGGTTCTATAATCTTTCATTATCATTACTTGTCTTTTAGAATTACCACTAGATGTTGGTATCACAGTAGCTCCAATATGTTCAGCTCCGTAGTGCAAACCAAAGCCCCCAGTAAATAAGCCGTAGTTAAAGGCAATTTGCACTATATCATCGCTTGTAACACCACCAAATGTTATAATCCTTGCGATTAAATCTTTCCACAGCTCAATATCAGATCTCGTATAACCAACAACAGTTGGTTTACCAGTTGTACCGCTTGTAGAGTGAATCCTAACAATTGACTTTAATGGGACCGCAAAAAAACCATAAGGGTAGTATTCCTCAATATCCTTCTTTGTTGTAAATGGAATATTCCTAAATTGTTCAAAGTTATTTACAGCAGTAATATCAATAGAATTTTCATCAAAAAGCTTTTTATAAAAAGGAACCCTATTGTAAACATAAGCTAGGTTATATCTGATTCTTTCAAGCTGCAAACCCTTAAGTTCATCATGAGACACTTTTTCTTTTTTTTCATCCCAGTATTTAATATTATCTAAAGAAAGGAAGTTATTAATCATAGGTTATACAATTTCTCTGCTGGTACTAAAATAATATTATTCTTTATCAAGGCCCTAATAGATTCATCAAGCTCATCAAATCTAAATATCATTATTGCACACTCTTTACTTCTTTCTACAAAAGCATACATATATTCAACATTCAGCTCATTTTCCTTTAAAATCTTCAAAACACTAGCCAAGCCACCTGGTCTATCAGGAACCTCAACTGCAACAACATCGGTCTTACCAACTGTTAATTCAAAACCCTTAAGAACTCTAAATCCCTTTATAGGATCATCTAATATTAATCTAAGTATACCAAAATCTGAGGTATCAGCTATTGATAAGGCTCTTATATTTATATTTTCATCGCTTAATATCTTTATTATTTTATAAAGCCTGCCTATCTCATTCTCTAAAAATACAGATATTTGAGTAATTTTGTATATATCTTTTATACGGGTACCCTCTTATCAACAACTCTTTTAGACTTGCCTTCAAATCGTTTCAATGTTTTATATTCTACAAGTCTAACC is a genomic window containing:
- a CDS encoding phenylacetate--CoA ligase, giving the protein MINNFLSLDNIKYWDEKKEKVSHDELKGLQLERIRYNLAYVYNRVPFYKKLFDENSIDITAVNNFEQFRNIPFTTKKDIEEYYPYGFFAVPLKSIVRIHSTSGTTGKPTVVGYTRSDIELWKDLIARIITFGGVTSDDIVQIAFNYGLFTGGFGLHYGAEHIGATVIPTSSGNSKRQVMIMKDYRTTALVCTPSYALHLTEVIDEMGIKKGELALKYALLGGESFTENSRNRLEERLNIIATDNYGLSEVMGPGVAGECIFRQGLHINEDHFYAEIIDPDTGEVLPEGATGELVITTLTKEGMPLIRYRTRDITKLYYDHCPCGRTFIKMDKPVGRTDDMFIVNGVNVYPSQIEEVIYDLRLINDNYMIYLKKKGYLDVFELHIEVNENIFYDEMKKQKELIDNLTDAIIKVIGVKPVIKLVSPKSIKRFEGKAKRVVDLRNP
- a CDS encoding ACT domain-containing protein; amino-acid sequence: MYKITQISVFLENEIGRLYKIIKILSDENINIRALSIADTSDFGILRLILDDPIKGFRVLKGFELTVGKTDVVAVEVPDRPGGLASVLKILKENELNVEYMYAFVERSKECAIMIFRFDELDESIRALIKNNIILVPAEKLYNL